In Candidatus Zymogenus saltonus, the genomic stretch AGAGCTTCGGATCAACGTCCGGGATCTTCCGACCGTACGATTTTGTCCAGAATCTCTTTTCCTCTGCACTATTTTTTGCCATAATATACCCCTTAAAAATGATGAATAATAAAAACCAGAACGTCTCTGAAAGTTAGTTTGGGATGTTAGCAGGTTTCTCCCCCTATTTCAATGCTTCAATATCAAAAAATGAAATTCATTTGCGGGTATGGGGTCGCGGCAAATGCGTGGTGCATTGTTATCTCGAAGCGATCAATATCGTGGACGGCCGCATAGTGAAAAGCATAGCGTTAAGGCTGTGCGGACGCTGCGTTTGCGTGTGCCCGAACAACGCCGTTAGCCTCACCCTTGGATCATCCTCAGTACGAGGAGGAGGTGATAAGGCGGAGCGAGGCGGTTGTTGTGTTGCGTGGGGGGGGGAGGAAACTATCTTGCAGGAAGGCAAACGGTCAACACACCCATGACTAATGAATTTTATAACCTATCCAGCTTATGTTGAATTTCATCAAGAAATCTTTTAGGATCATCTTTGATTCTATCGGATATTAGATCAGATTTAATAAGGCCTTTTATTATTTGCACCATCGTTAAACCGTCTAACTCACCTTTTATTTCTATATCTGGATTGTTGATAATTTTTTCTTCTTCTACACACTCAGGAATTTCATTATAATTGATATGACACTTTTCTTCGAATGGGAATTTTTCAGGCAAAAAATTTTCTGGTAAAAACGAATAGTAGTCGCCTTCTTCTAACCATGCCTCCCTTGTTGTCGTTGTAGAAATGTATAAACTAAATGAGAATCCTAATAATTTATGTATTTTACCAGTATGGTTAATACAAACAAACCATCTCGGTTTTGTTTTACCCTCGAATTTTCCATATGGATAATTATTCCATTTTAAGACTTTTCCTACTTCCACCTGAAAGTTCTTCCCAAGCAATATGATTGAGATATTTTTCTTCTGGATAAGTTAAATCTTCTTGAGGTTTTTCTGTTATATTACCTCCAAAAGTAATTTTGTAATCTATAATTCCTTTTGGATTTCTATTCCAAGTTATTTTCCAAGCTAAAATAACTTCATGGGAAGCATCACTCATGTCTTTTGAAAATACTTTACTATTTGCGTAAATCTCGATTAGACGAGACATCTCTTTTCTTTCCATTTCTGAAAAATAAGATAAATCGGGCTTCCCTTTAGGTACAATATATATTCTGCCCTCTTCTCTCTCCTCGAATCTATATAAAGCAGTATCCAACTTATGTCTATTATCATATAACTCTTTAGGTACTGGCCCCTGTTTATAGGCACGATAAGTAAGGCCCAATGATGGTATTCCCGTTTTTTCAAGACAGGTAAAGTCTAAGAATGCTAAATACTTATACAAATATGTCTGTGTAATAAGTTTTCTCGCTTTACTTTTATGACTTAATGCAAAATAACATATTGCATTGTCAATTTTTTCTTTTTGATAAGGAATCATTGTCTAATATATTCCTCTTTTTTATAAAATAATATCATATAATATTCATTATAAGTATTTCTGTCAAGAGGACATATTATTATACTTCTTTTTAGAAATATTAGCAATTCTAATAATAGCACCATCGCTAAATGGGAGGTTCTGCCTTATTAAAAGTGAGGTGCCACTGTATAGAGGTTTTAATAAGCGATATGTAAAAGAGTAATGCTTCCCGACCTTACTTCTAAGATTGTAAACCAAAAACATCTTAAAATACAACAACACAATAAGAGTCTGACAAACACCCAAAGACAAACCGCTGGATTTAAAAAACCAAGAAACATCAGCTAAATACTAAAACCCCCCCTTATCCAAAATACCTCCCCCTGTTCGCTAATATGTAGTCCGCCGTCCTGTGGGAGAGCGCCATCGTGGGGAGCATGTTGTGGGAGCTTGACGTCGACGGCGAAACCGACCCGTCGACCACAAAGAGGTTCTTTGCCCCGTGGCACTCGAGGTAGCTGTCCACCACGCTCGTCTTCGGGTCGGGCCCCATCCTGCAGGTTCCCTGTATGTGAAAAGACA encodes the following:
- a CDS encoding DUF4065 domain-containing protein, with protein sequence MIPYQKEKIDNAICYFALSHKSKARKLITQTYLYKYLAFLDFTCLEKTGIPSLGLTYRAYKQGPVPKELYDNRHKLDTALYRFEEREEGRIYIVPKGKPDLSYFSEMERKEMSRLIEIYANSKVFSKDMSDASHEVILAWKITWNRNPKGIIDYKITFGGNITEKPQEDLTYPEEKYLNHIAWEELSGGSRKSLKME